One Branchiostoma floridae strain S238N-H82 chromosome 15, Bfl_VNyyK, whole genome shotgun sequence DNA window includes the following coding sequences:
- the LOC118431281 gene encoding carboxypeptidase A2-like (The sequence of the model RefSeq protein was modified relative to this genomic sequence to represent the inferred CDS: added 45 bases not found in genome assembly) → MKALLLLLTVSVVFAARRFDGEQVLRIHPEHEGHLEKLVRLERSERSLDFWKGPTSLSRPVDVRVPKDLLKKVKTMLENTGMKYTVMVNDLQQSISMERSRHTRSAGFNFDDYNTYDEIVDQLEDFAESYPNLTSVFSIGASSEKLYIYGIKVGAAGSNKPAVFLEGQLHARDWIVSATLMYNIKFLLEGYGSDNQTTTLMDQVDFYFIPVTNVDGYVYTYEIDRMWKKTRSYHKGSWCFGVDANRNWDEVDAVWQHFDSSSSDPCSDDYLGPYSFSEPETEAVSDWVLTNSNDVKAYLSVQAYGEKWMTPYGWTTGAQQLPPDQEQFHLANRAAGASFSVGTIAELSGMAAGSSCDWAYTVAGIKYSYAIELRDMWDGYVLPADQIRPSADEFFAGLLVVAEQVAVEY, encoded by the exons ATGAAGGCTTTGCTGCTGCTGTTGACGGTTTCCGTGGTGTTCGCGGCCAGGCGATTCGATGG AGAACAAGTTCTGCGCATCCATCCGGAGCACGAGGGGCATCTGGAGAAGCTGGTGCGGCTGGAGAGGTCCGAGCGATCG CTTGACTTCTGGAAAGGCCCGACCAGCCTGTCCCGTCCCGTGGATGTGCGCGTGCCCAAGGATCTCCTCAAGAAAGTGAAGACCATGTTGGAGAACACTGGCATGAAGTATACG GTGATGGTTAATGACCTTCAACAGAGCATCAGCATGGAGAGATCGCGCCACACTCGCTCCGCAGGCTTCAACTTCGACGACTACAACACCTATGATGAA ATCGTGGATCAGCTGGAAGATTTCGCGGAGAGCTATCCCAATCTAACGTCCGTCTTCAGCATTGGAGCCTCGTCCGAGAAACTATATATCTATGGCATCAAG GTGGGGGCCGCTGGAAGCAACAAGCCCGCCGTTTTCCTGGAGGGACAGCTCCACGCCCGGGACTGGATCGTGTCTGCCACTCTGATGTACAACATCAAGTTC TTACTGGAGGGCTATGGCAGTGACAACCAGACCACCACCCTTATGGACCAGGTAGACTTCTACTTCATCCCGGTGACCAACGTTGACGGATACGTCTACACTTACGAAATA TGCTTTGGAGTCGACGCCAACCGGAACTGGGACGAAGTTGATG CCGTTTGGCAACATTTCGATAGCTCCAGCAGTGACCCCTGCTCTGATGACTACCTCGGACCGTACTCCTTCTCTGAGCCCGAGACAGAGGCGGTGTCCGACTGGGTCCTGACGAACAGCAACGACGTGAAGGCTTACCTGAGCGTGCAAGCCTACGGCGAGAAGTGGATGACTCCTTACGGCTGGACCACCGGTGCACAGCAGCTACCGCCTGACCAGGAGCAG TTTCACCTTGCTAATAGGGCAGCCGGGGCGTCATTCAGTGTTGGGACTATCGCCGAACTCA GCGGCATGGCGGCAGGATCCAGCTGTGATTGGGCTTACACCGTGGCTGGAATCAAGTATTCCTACGCCATCGAGCTCCGTGACATGTGGGACGGCTACGTCCTACCTGCCGACCAAATCCGACCTTCCGCCGACGAGTTCTTCGCAGGGCTTctg GTCGTGGCCGAGCAGGTAGCGGTTGAGTACTGA